In Pelomonas sp. SE-A7, one genomic interval encodes:
- the aroQ gene encoding type II 3-dehydroquinate dehydratase, producing MMQILVLHGPNLNLLGNREPQIYGSRTLAEIDADLVEIAAKAGVQLECFQSNHEGALVDRIQAAGRDGCRFVIINPAAYTHTSVAIRDALAGVALPFVEVHLSNIHKREPFRQHSYFSDQADGVICGLGALGYRLALQYALEKLARPA from the coding sequence CTGATGCAAATTCTGGTACTTCACGGACCCAATCTGAACCTCCTTGGCAACAGGGAGCCGCAGATCTATGGTTCGCGAACTTTGGCTGAAATCGATGCCGATCTCGTGGAGATCGCAGCGAAAGCTGGAGTCCAGCTGGAATGCTTCCAGAGCAACCATGAAGGTGCCCTGGTCGACCGCATCCAGGCGGCGGGTCGGGACGGATGCCGCTTCGTGATCATCAATCCGGCCGCCTACACCCACACAAGCGTCGCGATCCGCGATGCGCTGGCCGGGGTGGCGCTGCCCTTCGTCGAAGTCCATCTGTCCAATATCCACAAGCGCGAGCCCTTCCGGCAGCACAGCTATTTCTCCGACCAGGCCGACGGTGTGATCTGCGGCCTCGGGGCGCTGGGCTACCGGCTGGCACTGCAGTACGCGCTCGAGAAGCTGGCCCGACCGGCCTAG
- the accC gene encoding acetyl-CoA carboxylase biotin carboxylase subunit: MFKKILIANRGEIALRIQRACRELGVKSVVVYSEADRDAKYVKLADEAVCIGPAPSAQSYLSMPAIIATAEVTDAEAIHPGYGFLSENADFAERVERSGFTFIGPTSDNIRMMGDKVSAKQAMIRAGVPCVPGSEGALPEDPKEIIKIARSVGYPVIIKAAGGGGGRGMRVVHTEAALVNAVQMTRAEAGAAFGNPQVYMEKFLENPRHVEIQVLADSHKNAVWLGERDCSMQRRHQKIIEEAPAPGIPRRTIEKVGDRCAAACKKMGYRGAGTFEFLYENGEFYFIEMNTRVQVEHPVTEMVTGIDIVQMQIRIAAGEKLPFTQRNIEMRGHAIECRINAEDPVKFVPSPGRITTWHAPGGPGVRVDSHAYTNYFVPPNYDSMIGKIICHGDTREQAMARMRIALSETVVEGIQTNIPLHRELMADAKFMEGGTSIHYLESWMSEHKR; the protein is encoded by the coding sequence ATGTTCAAGAAGATTCTGATTGCGAACCGGGGGGAGATTGCCCTCCGGATCCAGCGCGCCTGCCGCGAGCTCGGCGTCAAGTCCGTCGTCGTCTATTCGGAAGCCGACCGCGACGCCAAGTACGTGAAGCTGGCCGACGAGGCCGTCTGCATTGGCCCGGCGCCATCGGCCCAGAGCTACCTCAGCATGCCTGCCATCATTGCCACGGCCGAGGTGACGGATGCCGAAGCCATCCACCCGGGCTACGGCTTCCTGTCGGAGAACGCCGACTTTGCCGAGCGCGTCGAGCGCAGCGGCTTCACCTTCATAGGCCCGACCTCGGACAACATCCGCATGATGGGCGACAAGGTCTCGGCCAAGCAGGCCATGATCCGCGCCGGCGTGCCCTGCGTGCCCGGCTCGGAAGGCGCCCTGCCCGAGGATCCGAAGGAGATCATCAAGATCGCCCGCTCCGTCGGCTACCCGGTGATCATCAAGGCCGCCGGCGGCGGCGGTGGTCGCGGCATGCGCGTGGTCCACACCGAGGCAGCCCTGGTCAACGCGGTGCAGATGACCCGCGCCGAAGCCGGAGCGGCCTTTGGCAATCCGCAGGTCTACATGGAGAAGTTCCTGGAGAACCCGCGCCACGTGGAAATCCAGGTCCTGGCCGACAGCCACAAGAACGCGGTCTGGCTGGGTGAGCGCGACTGCTCCATGCAGCGCCGCCACCAGAAGATCATCGAGGAAGCACCGGCCCCCGGCATTCCGCGCCGGACCATAGAGAAGGTGGGCGACCGCTGCGCCGCCGCCTGCAAGAAGATGGGCTACCGCGGTGCCGGCACCTTCGAGTTCCTGTACGAGAACGGCGAGTTCTACTTCATCGAGATGAACACCCGCGTGCAGGTCGAGCATCCGGTCACCGAGATGGTCACCGGCATCGACATCGTGCAGATGCAGATCCGCATCGCCGCCGGCGAGAAGCTGCCCTTCACCCAGCGCAACATCGAGATGCGCGGCCATGCCATCGAGTGCCGCATCAACGCGGAAGATCCGGTCAAGTTCGTGCCCTCGCCCGGTCGGATCACGACCTGGCATGCGCCGGGCGGCCCCGGCGTGCGCGTGGACTCGCATGCGTACACGAACTACTTCGTGCCGCCCAACTACGACTCGATGATCGGCAAGATCATCTGCCACGGCGACACCCGCGAGCAGGCCATGGCCCGCATGCGCATCGCTCTGTCGGAGACCGTGGTCGAAGGCATCCAGACCAATATCCCGCTGCACCGCGAACTGATGGCCGATGCCAAGTTCATGGAAGGTGGCACCAGCATTCACTATCTTGAAAGCTGGATGAGCGAGCACAAACGCTGA
- the accB gene encoding acetyl-CoA carboxylase biotin carboxyl carrier protein, protein MDLRKLKTLIDLVSESNISELEITEADGKVRIVKSDGTVMVPMAQAMPAAMAAPAMVAPPPAAPAAAPVAAAPAAETGHQVKSPMVGTFYRSSSPNAKPFVEVGQQIKEGEPICIIEAMKIMNEIESDKTGTVTKILVENGQPVEFGQPLFIVE, encoded by the coding sequence ATGGACCTGCGCAAGCTCAAGACCCTGATCGACCTGGTGTCCGAGTCGAATATTTCGGAACTCGAGATCACCGAGGCCGATGGCAAGGTGCGCATCGTCAAATCGGATGGCACGGTGATGGTGCCCATGGCCCAGGCCATGCCGGCCGCGATGGCCGCCCCCGCCATGGTCGCGCCGCCGCCCGCCGCGCCCGCGGCCGCTCCGGTGGCCGCAGCTCCGGCCGCCGAGACCGGCCACCAGGTCAAATCGCCCATGGTCGGCACCTTCTATCGCTCCAGCAGCCCCAATGCCAAGCCCTTCGTCGAGGTCGGCCAGCAGATCAAGGAAGGCGAGCCGATCTGCATCATCGAAGCGATGAAGATCATGAACGAGATCGAGTCCGACAAGACCGGCACGGTCACCAAGATCCTGGTCGAGAACGGTCAGCCGGTGGAATTCGGCCAGCCGCTGTTCATCGTCGAGTAA
- a CDS encoding TlpA disulfide reductase family protein — protein sequence MSSPESGPGRRKLVIGVGLAAAAAGIAVAWRQQAKPAQPDPALEAFWSSSFDQPGGGKLALAGLRGQPVLVNFWATWCPPCVKELPELDRFHQAWGPKGWRVVGLAIDQVEAVQKFLAKLPLGFDLGVTGLTGAELARTLGNPSGGLPFSVAFGTDGRVFWRKLGPTTLEELANMASSKA from the coding sequence ATGAGCAGCCCTGAATCCGGCCCCGGCCGGCGCAAGCTGGTGATAGGCGTAGGCTTGGCCGCCGCCGCTGCCGGCATCGCGGTCGCCTGGCGTCAGCAGGCCAAGCCGGCCCAGCCCGACCCGGCGCTGGAAGCCTTCTGGTCGTCCAGCTTCGACCAGCCCGGCGGCGGCAAGCTGGCCCTGGCCGGCCTGCGCGGCCAGCCGGTGCTGGTCAACTTCTGGGCCACCTGGTGCCCGCCCTGCGTCAAGGAGCTGCCGGAGCTGGACCGCTTCCACCAGGCCTGGGGTCCCAAGGGCTGGCGGGTGGTCGGCCTGGCCATCGACCAGGTCGAGGCGGTGCAGAAATTCCTGGCCAAGCTGCCCCTGGGTTTCGACCTGGGAGTCACCGGATTGACCGGTGCCGAGCTGGCGCGCACACTCGGCAACCCCAGCGGCGGCCTGCCGTTCAGCGTGGCTTTCGGCACGGACGGCCGGGTGTTTTGGCGCAAGCTCGGGCCCACCACGCTCGAAGAGCTGGCCAACATGGCCAGCTCAAAGGCCTGA